In Candidatus Polarisedimenticolia bacterium, the following are encoded in one genomic region:
- a CDS encoding cytochrome C oxidase subunit IV family protein → MKGSAAGKEAGGEMSGHVVPVKVYLAVFTTLMVLTASTVAAAFIDLGPFNLPVAIAIATIKATLVILYFMHVRWNTRLIGLALALAVAWLFHLIVGTFGDYLSRGLIPFPGK, encoded by the coding sequence ATGAAGGGCAGCGCGGCGGGAAAAGAGGCGGGAGGGGAGATGTCGGGCCATGTCGTGCCGGTGAAGGTCTACCTGGCGGTCTTCACCACGCTGATGGTGCTCACCGCCTCCACCGTGGCCGCCGCCTTCATCGATCTGGGACCCTTCAACCTGCCGGTGGCGATCGCCATCGCCACCATCAAGGCGACGCTCGTCATCCTCTACTTCATGCACGTCCGCTGGAACACGCGCCTCATCGGATTGGCCCTGGCGCTGGCCGTGGCCTGGCTGTTCCACCTGATCGTGGGCACCTTCGGCGACTACCTCAGCCGCGGCCTGATCCCCTTCCCCGGCAAGTAA
- a CDS encoding cytochrome c oxidase subunit 3, which yields MPSDAAAHAVHAHHFEDAAQQRHAVTLGMWTFLVTEILFFGGLFLAYSIYRWSFPAAFAAASHHLDIVLGTVNTAVLICSSLTMAMAVHSAQMGGRKSLIAYLVLTIILGTAFLGIKAVEYAHKFEEHLVPGATFRLPPEPKGAGHVVDHDQAVAAGVPSMEYPEPEELARHAQIYFSLYFAMTGMHALHMVIGLGLLGWLVLGARRGRFAPGLDAPVEIVGLYWHFVDIVWIFLFPLLYLIGRHK from the coding sequence GTGCCGTCTGACGCCGCCGCCCACGCGGTGCACGCCCATCACTTCGAGGATGCGGCGCAGCAGCGCCACGCCGTCACGCTGGGGATGTGGACCTTCCTGGTGACGGAGATCCTGTTCTTCGGCGGATTGTTCCTGGCCTATTCGATCTACCGCTGGAGCTTCCCGGCGGCGTTCGCGGCGGCCAGCCATCATCTGGACATCGTGCTGGGGACGGTGAACACGGCGGTTCTGATCTGCAGCTCCCTGACGATGGCGATGGCGGTGCACTCGGCGCAGATGGGCGGCCGCAAGAGCTTGATCGCCTACCTGGTCCTGACCATCATTCTCGGTACGGCCTTTCTCGGGATCAAGGCGGTCGAGTACGCCCACAAGTTCGAGGAACACCTGGTGCCCGGAGCGACGTTCCGCCTGCCGCCGGAGCCGAAGGGCGCGGGCCACGTCGTCGACCACGATCAGGCGGTCGCCGCCGGCGTCCCGAGCATGGAATACCCGGAGCCGGAGGAGCTGGCGCGCCACGCCCAGATCTACTTCTCGCTCTATTTCGCCATGACCGGCATGCACGCGCTGCACATGGTGATCGGGCTGGGGCTGCTGGGGTGGCTGGTGCTGGGAGCGCGGCGCGGGCGCTTCGCGCCCGGGCTCGATGCGCCGGTGGAGATCGTGGGGCTCTACTGGCACTTCGTCGATATCGTCTGGATCTTCCTGTTCCCGCTGCTGTATCTCATTGGGAGACACAAATGA
- the ctaD gene encoding cytochrome c oxidase subunit I, which translates to MSERRPGTNYLNVSYGIRSWLFTVDHKRIALLYLGSVTLMFLLGTVFAGLVRLELLTPAGDLFSADSYNKIFTMHGIVMVFFFLIPGIPAVLGNFLIPMMVGARDLAFPRLNLLSWYLYTIGALFTLFNIVIGGVDTGWTFYTPYSSAWTTTNIVPVALGIFITGFSSILTGLNFIVTIHTMRAPGLTWFRLPLFVWAHYAMSIVVILGTPVIAITIVLLALERVFKLGFFDPALGGDPVLFQHFFWFYSHPAVYIMILPAMGVISEIIACFSRKRVFGYSFVAASSLAIALLGFLVWGHHMFVSGQSVFAGLVFSVLSFMVAIPSAVKVFNWTATLYKGSISFDTPMLYVFGFLGLFTIGGLTGLMLACLGIDVHVHDTYFIVAHFHYIMVGGTVMAYLGGLHFWWPKITGRMYPEWWGRLSALIVFVGFNLTFLPQFIVGYLGMPRRYHAYPDEFQVFNVMSSAGASILGVGYLIPLFYFAWSMRYGKKAPDNPFQATGLEWTTPSPPPTENFPVTPVVTEEAYAYEKMPIPAGGARAV; encoded by the coding sequence ATGAGCGAGCGCCGGCCGGGGACCAACTACCTGAACGTCAGCTACGGCATCCGCTCGTGGCTGTTCACGGTGGACCACAAGCGGATCGCGCTGCTGTATCTCGGCTCCGTGACGCTGATGTTCCTGCTGGGAACGGTCTTCGCGGGGCTGGTGCGACTGGAGCTGCTGACGCCGGCGGGGGATCTCTTCTCGGCGGACAGCTACAACAAGATCTTCACGATGCACGGCATCGTCATGGTCTTCTTCTTCCTGATCCCGGGAATCCCGGCGGTGCTGGGGAATTTCCTGATCCCGATGATGGTGGGAGCGCGCGATCTCGCCTTCCCGCGGTTGAACCTGCTCTCCTGGTATCTGTATACGATCGGCGCACTGTTCACGCTGTTCAACATCGTCATCGGCGGCGTGGACACGGGGTGGACCTTCTACACCCCCTACAGCTCCGCCTGGACGACGACCAACATCGTGCCGGTGGCGCTCGGCATCTTCATCACAGGCTTCTCGTCGATTCTGACGGGGCTCAACTTCATCGTCACCATCCACACGATGCGGGCGCCGGGGCTGACCTGGTTCCGCCTGCCGCTGTTCGTCTGGGCGCACTACGCCATGAGCATCGTGGTCATCCTGGGGACGCCGGTCATCGCCATCACCATCGTCCTGCTGGCGCTGGAGCGGGTCTTCAAGCTCGGCTTCTTCGACCCGGCGCTGGGCGGCGACCCGGTGCTGTTCCAGCACTTCTTCTGGTTCTACAGCCACCCGGCGGTCTACATCATGATCCTGCCGGCGATGGGAGTGATCAGCGAGATCATCGCCTGCTTCTCGCGCAAGCGCGTGTTCGGCTACTCGTTCGTGGCCGCCTCCAGCCTGGCGATCGCCCTGCTGGGCTTCCTGGTGTGGGGCCACCACATGTTCGTGTCGGGGCAGTCGGTGTTCGCCGGGCTTGTCTTCTCGGTCCTCAGCTTCATGGTGGCGATCCCGTCGGCGGTGAAGGTGTTCAACTGGACGGCGACGCTTTACAAGGGATCTATCTCGTTCGACACGCCGATGCTCTACGTCTTCGGCTTTCTGGGGTTGTTCACCATCGGCGGGCTGACGGGGTTGATGCTCGCCTGCCTCGGCATCGACGTCCACGTGCACGACACCTACTTCATCGTGGCGCACTTCCACTACATCATGGTGGGCGGCACGGTGATGGCGTACCTGGGTGGGCTGCACTTCTGGTGGCCCAAGATCACCGGCCGCATGTACCCGGAGTGGTGGGGGCGCCTGTCGGCGTTGATCGTCTTCGTCGGCTTCAATCTGACGTTTCTGCCGCAGTTCATCGTCGGCTACCTCGGGATGCCGCGCCGCTATCACGCCTATCCCGACGAGTTCCAGGTCTTCAACGTCATGTCGAGCGCCGGCGCGTCGATCCTCGGGGTTGGCTACCTCATTCCGCTGTTCTATTTCGCATGGTCGATGCGCTATGGGAAGAAGGCACCCGACAATCCGTTCCAGGCGACGGGACTGGAGTGGACCACGCCGTCGCCGCCGCCGACCGAGAACTTCCCGGTGACGCCGGTGGTGACGGAAGAGGCCTACGCCTACGAGAAGATGCCGATCCCGGCGGGAGGGGCGCGTGCCGTCTGA